One genomic window of Ziziphus jujuba cultivar Dongzao chromosome 4, ASM3175591v1 includes the following:
- the LOC107415975 gene encoding putative glutamine amidotransferase GAT1_2.1, with protein sequence MGLQFHPERMRKPDSEEFDYPGCPSAYQIGFLEQEFAKAVIGYQKKLNSAISVPKALKLDQEMDKKRNKIIRSFSLAKNIYTTGRGTHLVNESELEIGADFLQSNTALSLQQEKRLKQMGATVRNGGSYIERLKMNEEREKVAKNVMGKMSVEQLSDLMSFYHMMEQICSEVLERKLNGIVHEQLGS encoded by the exons ATGGGTTTACAATTTCATCCTGAGAGAATGAGGAAGCCAGATTCTGAGGAATTTGATTATCCTGGTTGCCCATCTGCTTATCAG ATTGGTTTTCTTGAACAGGAATTTGCAAAGGCAGTGATTGGATATCAGAAGAAGCTAAACAGCGCCATATCAGTACCAAAAGCTTTGAAGCTTGATCAAGAAATGGATAAGAAGAGAAACAAAATTATCCGAAGTTTCTCACTTGCTAAGAATATTTACACCACTGGCCGAGGCACACATCTGGTTAATGAATCTGAGCTTGAAATAGGAGCAGATTTCCTTCAG TCAAATACAGCATTGAGTCTGCAGCAAGAGAAGAGATTGAAGCAAATGGGAGCAACAGTAAGAAATGGAGGTTCATACATAGAGAGATTGAAGATGaatgaggagagagagaaagtagcAAAGAATGTGATGGGGAAAATGTCAGTGGAGCAGTTGTCTGATCTAATGTCTTTCTACCACATGATGGAGCAGATTTGCTCTGAAGTTTTGGAAAGAAAGCTAAATGGCATTGTACATGAGCAGCTTGGTTCTTGA